A window of Conger conger chromosome 13, fConCon1.1, whole genome shotgun sequence contains these coding sequences:
- the LOC133107918 gene encoding claudin-4-like isoform X1 encodes MKKKTVQKEKSKAKEDERQIEGSEPFPPSVWSWSRSRGMGRICKEVTGQVFCFVGFLGVIIICGIPMWRVTTRIGANIVSGQVIWDGLWMNCVMQSTGQMQCRIHESLLKLSRDLQASRALIVTAIVVAFVGLTFTFIGGRCTSCLEKEASRTKTVILGGAICILAGVIIVIPVSWSAATTVADFQSTFVSEDRKRDLGSAIYIGWVTALLLIIGGSVLCTSCPPVENRYGWGYGAPGYPARGYPPQYYSASAMGPTYMPGKVYMPAKVYNPSRSHSASGQYIPNNATPTGQPHSPVNYL; translated from the exons atgaaaaaaaaaacagtccaaaaagaaaaaagtaaagcAAAGGAAGATGAAAGGCAAATTGaagggagtga GCCCTTCCCGCCGTCAGTCTGGAGTTGGAGTCGAAGTCGCGGCATGGGCAGGATCTGTAAGGAGGTGACGGGCCAGGTCTTCTGCTTCGTGGGCTTCCTGGGGGTGATCATCATCTGCGGCATCCCCATGTGGAGGGTGACCACGCGCATCGGGGCCAACATCGTGTCGGGCCAGGTGATCTGGGACGGGCTGTGGATGAACTGCGTGATGCAGAGCACGGGCCAGATGCAGTGCCGCATCCACGAGTCGCTGCTCAAGCTCTCCCGCGACCTGCAGGCCTCACGGGCCCTCATCGTCACCGCCATCGTGGTGGCCTTCGTGGGCCTCACCTTCACCTTCATCGGGGGCCGGTGCACCAGCTGCCTGGAGAAGGAAGCGTCCCGGACCAAAACGGTGATTTTGGGGGGGGCCATCTGCATCTTGGCCGGGGTCATCATTGTTATTCCCGTCAGCTGGTCGGCTGCCACCACCGTGGCGGACTTCCAGAGCACATTCGTCAGCGAAGACAGGAAGAGGGATTTGGGCTCAGCTATTTACATTGGATGGGTGACCGCGCTCTTGCTGATCATTGGTGGATCGGTCCTTTGCACTTCCTGTCCGCCGGTGGAGAACCGTTACGGCTGGGGCTACGGGGCCCCGGGATACCCCGCTCGGGGCTACCCTCCCCAGTACTACTCAGCATCTGCAATGGGACCTACCTACATGCCTGGCAAGGTCTACATGCCCGCCAAGGTCTACAATCCCAGCAGGTCTCATTCTGCTTCAGGTCAATACATCCCCAATAATGCAACCCCCACTGGacaaccacactcacctgtaaaTTACCTCTGA
- the LOC133107918 gene encoding claudin-4-like isoform X2 produces MGRICKEVTGQVFCFVGFLGVIIICGIPMWRVTTRIGANIVSGQVIWDGLWMNCVMQSTGQMQCRIHESLLKLSRDLQASRALIVTAIVVAFVGLTFTFIGGRCTSCLEKEASRTKTVILGGAICILAGVIIVIPVSWSAATTVADFQSTFVSEDRKRDLGSAIYIGWVTALLLIIGGSVLCTSCPPVENRYGWGYGAPGYPARGYPPQYYSASAMGPTYMPGKVYMPAKVYNPSRSHSASGQYIPNNATPTGQPHSPVNYL; encoded by the coding sequence ATGGGCAGGATCTGTAAGGAGGTGACGGGCCAGGTCTTCTGCTTCGTGGGCTTCCTGGGGGTGATCATCATCTGCGGCATCCCCATGTGGAGGGTGACCACGCGCATCGGGGCCAACATCGTGTCGGGCCAGGTGATCTGGGACGGGCTGTGGATGAACTGCGTGATGCAGAGCACGGGCCAGATGCAGTGCCGCATCCACGAGTCGCTGCTCAAGCTCTCCCGCGACCTGCAGGCCTCACGGGCCCTCATCGTCACCGCCATCGTGGTGGCCTTCGTGGGCCTCACCTTCACCTTCATCGGGGGCCGGTGCACCAGCTGCCTGGAGAAGGAAGCGTCCCGGACCAAAACGGTGATTTTGGGGGGGGCCATCTGCATCTTGGCCGGGGTCATCATTGTTATTCCCGTCAGCTGGTCGGCTGCCACCACCGTGGCGGACTTCCAGAGCACATTCGTCAGCGAAGACAGGAAGAGGGATTTGGGCTCAGCTATTTACATTGGATGGGTGACCGCGCTCTTGCTGATCATTGGTGGATCGGTCCTTTGCACTTCCTGTCCGCCGGTGGAGAACCGTTACGGCTGGGGCTACGGGGCCCCGGGATACCCCGCTCGGGGCTACCCTCCCCAGTACTACTCAGCATCTGCAATGGGACCTACCTACATGCCTGGCAAGGTCTACATGCCCGCCAAGGTCTACAATCCCAGCAGGTCTCATTCTGCTTCAGGTCAATACATCCCCAATAATGCAACCCCCACTGGacaaccacactcacctgtaaaTTACCTCTGA